The Bradyrhizobium sp. WBAH42 genome includes a window with the following:
- a CDS encoding helix-turn-helix domain-containing protein, with protein MDVETGMENLTSVCDGDSTQLRELEQDGLVSRTAFAEKPMRVEYELTEAAYGLLPAFKEILSWSRLYGDTRLETSLRPDCSDA; from the coding sequence ATGGATGTCGAGACCGGTATGGAAAACCTGACCAGCGTTTGCGACGGCGACTCCACGCAGCTGCGCGAGCTCGAGCAGGACGGCCTCGTGTCGCGCACTGCCTTCGCGGAGAAGCCGATGAGGGTCGAGTACGAGCTGACCGAGGCAGCCTACGGCCTGTTGCCGGCGTTTAAGGAAATATTGAGCTGGTCCAGGCTTTATGGGGATACACGTCTTGAGACGTCGCTCAGGCCTGATTGCAGCGATGCTTGA
- the dksA gene encoding RNA polymerase-binding protein DksA, protein MNDRQKEYFRVKLLAWKDEILKESKLTLQALQEENVNHPDLADRASSETDRAIELRARDRQRKLIAKIDAALQRIEDNTYGYCEETGEPISLKRLEARPIATLSVEAQERHEKREKVYRDE, encoded by the coding sequence ATGAACGACCGGCAGAAGGAGTACTTCCGTGTGAAGCTCCTCGCCTGGAAGGATGAGATCCTCAAAGAGTCCAAGCTCACCCTGCAAGCCCTGCAGGAGGAGAACGTCAACCACCCCGATCTCGCCGATCGGGCCTCGTCCGAAACCGACCGTGCCATCGAACTCCGCGCCCGCGACCGCCAGCGCAAATTGATCGCCAAGATCGACGCCGCGCTCCAGCGTATCGAGGACAACACCTACGGCTATTGCGAGGAAACCGGCGAGCCGATCTCGTTGAAGCGGCTCGAGGCTCGGCCAATCGCGACGCTCTCGGTGGAAGCGCAGGAGCGCCACGAGAAACGCGAGAAGGTTTATCGCGACGAATAA
- a CDS encoding NAD(P)-dependent oxidoreductase produces the protein MKIAVAGASGRAGSEITKELSRRGHAITAIARNPEKIAALPNVTPTKGDVLDQAGLAKLWAGHDVAVSSVHFLASDPLKLIGAAKDSQVGRYLVVGGAGSLEVAPGVKLVTTPNFPAQYKAEAEAGSAFLDLLRQEKDLNWTFISPSALFVEGERTGKFRLGTDQLLADANGKSWITFADYAIALADEIERPAHLKQRFTVGY, from the coding sequence ATGAAAATCGCAGTCGCTGGCGCCTCGGGCCGGGCGGGTTCGGAGATCACCAAGGAACTGTCCCGCCGCGGCCACGCCATCACGGCCATCGCCCGGAACCCCGAGAAGATCGCGGCCCTGCCGAACGTCACGCCGACCAAGGGAGATGTGCTCGACCAGGCGGGCCTTGCCAAGCTGTGGGCCGGTCACGACGTCGCCGTGAGTTCCGTGCACTTCCTGGCCAGTGATCCGCTCAAGCTGATCGGTGCGGCGAAGGACTCCCAGGTCGGGCGTTACCTCGTGGTGGGCGGCGCCGGCAGCCTCGAGGTTGCCCCGGGCGTGAAGCTGGTCACGACTCCCAATTTTCCAGCCCAATACAAGGCTGAAGCGGAGGCAGGATCGGCCTTCCTCGACCTGCTGCGGCAGGAAAAGGACCTGAACTGGACCTTCATCTCGCCCTCGGCGCTGTTCGTGGAGGGGGAACGCACCGGCAAGTTCCGGCTGGGGACCGATCAGCTTCTCGCAGATGCGAACGGCAAGAGCTGGATCACCTTTGCCGACTACGCCATTGCGCTTGCCGACGAGATCGAACGGCCAGCCCACCTGAAGCAGCGCTTCACGGTCGGCTATTAA
- a CDS encoding helix-turn-helix domain-containing protein, protein MKPDVYAANCPTRQILDRVGDKWAVLILLLLREEPMRFNQLRRTIEGISQKMLSQVLKSLERDGLIRRRAIATVPVTVEYSITQLGLTLAAAVDPLRDWAEQNLKDVLAAQRRYDAQLKEEAA, encoded by the coding sequence ATGAAACCCGACGTCTACGCAGCGAACTGCCCCACCCGCCAAATCCTCGATCGCGTCGGCGACAAATGGGCGGTGCTGATCCTCTTGCTCCTGCGCGAGGAGCCGATGCGTTTCAATCAGTTGCGCCGCACGATTGAAGGCATCTCGCAGAAGATGCTGAGCCAGGTTCTCAAGTCGCTCGAACGCGACGGCCTGATCAGGCGCCGTGCCATCGCAACCGTGCCGGTGACGGTGGAATATTCGATCACCCAGCTCGGCCTGACGCTGGCGGCGGCGGTGGACCCCTTACGCGATTGGGCCGAGCAGAATCTGAAAGACGTGCTCGCCGCCCAGCGCCGCTACGATGCGCAGTTGAAGGAAGAGGCGGCGTAG
- a CDS encoding flagellar assembly protein FliX, whose translation MRIYGPNGTTLGAPASQAKRTGSGTFVLPDTSSAQETRNAAAPKAAANIDALLALQGVEEDPVERRKRSVARGRTALDVLDDLKMGLLSGNLDASTVMRLRDAAANLKSSSGDAGLDAVLSEIELRVEVELAKAGQG comes from the coding sequence ATGCGCATCTACGGACCGAACGGCACCACGCTTGGAGCGCCGGCCAGCCAGGCCAAGCGGACGGGCTCCGGCACCTTCGTGCTGCCCGACACCTCATCGGCGCAGGAGACGCGGAACGCTGCCGCACCGAAGGCCGCCGCCAACATCGATGCGCTGCTGGCGTTGCAGGGTGTCGAGGAGGATCCGGTCGAGCGTCGCAAACGCTCGGTCGCCCGCGGCAGGACTGCGCTCGACGTGCTCGACGATCTCAAGATGGGGCTGCTGTCGGGCAATCTCGACGCCTCGACCGTGATGCGGCTGCGCGATGCCGCGGCGAACCTGAAATCGTCCTCCGGCGATGCCGGTCTTGATGCGGTCCTCTCCGAGATCGAGCTGCGCGTCGAGGTCGAGCTGGCGAAGGCCGGGCAGGGGTAG
- a CDS encoding flagellar basal body P-ring protein FlgI produces MPGVRWVRIVGLACAALSALALSVTSAAATSRIKDLANIEGVRQNQLIGYGLVVGLNGTGDTLNNIPFTKQSLQAMLERMGVNIRGATIRTGNVAAVMVTGNLPAFATQGTRMDVTVSALGDAKNLQGGTLLVTPLLGADGNVYAVAQGSLAISGFQAEGEAAKIVRGVPTVGRIANGAIIEREIEFALNRLPNVRLALRNPDFTTAKRIAAAINDYLGVKTAEPIDPSTVQLSIPPEFKGNVVAFLTEIEQLQVDPDLAAKIVIDERSGIIVMGRDVRVATVAVAQGNLTVTISESPQVSQPNPLSRGRTVVAPRSSVTVTEDGKKLALVKDGVSLQQLVDGLNGLGIGPRDMISILQAIKAAGAIEADIEVM; encoded by the coding sequence ATGCCAGGCGTTCGTTGGGTGAGGATTGTTGGGTTGGCCTGCGCCGCGCTGTCGGCGCTGGCGCTGTCGGTCACCTCGGCGGCGGCGACCTCGCGCATCAAGGACCTCGCCAATATCGAGGGCGTGCGGCAGAACCAGCTCATCGGCTACGGCCTCGTCGTCGGCCTCAATGGCACCGGCGACACGCTCAACAACATCCCCTTCACCAAGCAGTCGCTGCAGGCGATGCTCGAGCGCATGGGCGTCAACATCCGCGGCGCCACCATCCGCACCGGCAACGTCGCCGCCGTGATGGTCACGGGCAACCTGCCGGCCTTCGCCACCCAGGGCACGCGCATGGACGTCACCGTCTCCGCGCTCGGCGATGCCAAGAATCTGCAGGGCGGCACCCTGCTGGTCACTCCCCTGCTCGGCGCCGACGGCAATGTCTATGCGGTGGCGCAGGGCTCGCTCGCGATCTCCGGCTTCCAGGCCGAGGGCGAGGCCGCCAAGATCGTGCGCGGCGTGCCGACCGTGGGACGCATCGCCAACGGCGCCATCATCGAGCGCGAGATCGAGTTCGCACTCAACCGGTTGCCGAACGTCCGCCTGGCGCTGCGCAACCCCGACTTCACCACCGCCAAGCGCATCGCGGCCGCAATCAACGACTATCTCGGCGTCAAGACCGCCGAGCCGATCGATCCTTCGACGGTGCAGCTGTCGATCCCGCCCGAGTTCAAGGGCAACGTCGTCGCCTTCCTCACCGAGATCGAGCAGCTCCAGGTCGACCCCGATCTCGCCGCCAAGATCGTCATCGACGAACGCAGCGGCATCATCGTGATGGGCCGCGACGTCCGCGTCGCCACCGTCGCGGTGGCGCAAGGCAACCTCACGGTCACGATCTCCGAGAGCCCGCAGGTGAGCCAGCCCAATCCGCTGTCGCGCGGCCGCACCGTGGTCGCGCCGCGCAGCAGTGTCACCGTCACCGAGGACGGCAAGAAGCTGGCGCTCGTCAAGGACGGCGTCTCGCTCCAGCAGCTCGTCGACGGCCTCAACGGCCTCGGCATCGGCCCCCGCGACATGATCAGCATCCTCCAGGCGATCAAGGCCGCGGGCGCCATCGAAGCCGATATCGAGGTGATGTGA
- the flgJ gene encoding flagellar assembly peptidoglycan hydrolase FlgJ, which translates to MQTSAINTPRLATNSAFSVESRNGRPDFELAAALQKVSPQQQAKAQKTATDFEAMFLNSMFAQMTSGLKGEGPFGDTPGTGVWRSMLTEQYSKNFAKAGGVGVASDVYRTLILQQAKTIRTA; encoded by the coding sequence ATGCAGACCAGCGCGATCAACACCCCTCGCCTCGCCACCAATTCGGCCTTCTCGGTCGAGAGCCGCAACGGCCGGCCGGACTTCGAGCTCGCCGCTGCACTCCAAAAGGTCTCGCCGCAGCAGCAGGCCAAGGCGCAGAAGACCGCCACCGACTTCGAGGCGATGTTCCTCAACAGCATGTTCGCGCAGATGACCTCGGGTCTGAAGGGCGAAGGTCCGTTCGGCGACACGCCCGGCACCGGCGTGTGGCGCTCGATGCTGACCGAGCAATATTCCAAGAACTTCGCCAAGGCCGGCGGCGTCGGCGTCGCCAGCGACGTCTACCGTACCCTCATCCTGCAGCAGGCGAAAACGATCCGGACGGCATAA
- the flaF gene encoding flagellar biosynthesis regulator FlaF codes for MSNSAASAYARVATTTASPRDIEAQTLLKAANKLQDAVNNADPLSEQTMQALMFNRKLWTIFLSEAMRDSNPQPIDVRQKIANISVFVLSQTAALQMSPQFDHFRPLIEINRNIAAGLSGRP; via the coding sequence ATGTCGAATTCCGCTGCCTCGGCTTATGCGCGTGTTGCAACCACCACCGCATCTCCTCGCGACATCGAGGCGCAGACTCTGCTCAAGGCCGCCAACAAGCTCCAGGACGCGGTGAACAACGCCGATCCGCTCAGCGAGCAGACCATGCAGGCCCTGATGTTCAACCGCAAGCTCTGGACCATCTTCCTGAGCGAGGCGATGCGTGACAGCAATCCGCAGCCGATCGACGTCCGGCAGAAGATCGCCAACATCAGCGTGTTCGTGCTGAGCCAGACCGCCGCGCTGCAGATGAGCCCGCAGTTCGATCACTTCCGTCCGCTGATCGAGATCAACCGCAATATCGCGGCAGGCCTGTCCGGACGGCCGTGA
- a CDS encoding DUF1522 domain-containing protein has translation MSNIVLSASVRQNLLSLQSTADLLATTQERLSTGKKVNTALDNPTNFFTAQGLDNRASDISNLLDGINNGVQVLQAANTGITSLQKLIDSAKSIANQALQTTVGYSTKSNVSTTIPGATPADLRGTTSYASATAKSNVLYTGAAGGVTPVTGTAALGASLGSTAGTFTGTAALAADGTTALSGTATLLGTTASTTFSTPPADGDTITVNGKTITFRTGVAPSSQPTGWGLDASGHIATDGNGNSIVYEGTPTAPGATINDVLTAIDLASGVKTATISASAATIAVSGAAGPVGTLQVASSISGGGQITLKSSTGADLSLTGKADFLNKLGLTAATGAGNATVTANRSTTAGSLGTLVQDGSTLNIDGHTITFKNAQTPQSAASVANGFGVSGNVVTDGNGNSTVYLQSATLTDLLNSIDLATGVKTASIFNGAATITTTSGQIPSSVNSSGQLSLSTGVNADLSITGTGNALSAFGLSGNTGTATAFTAARTSGVGGISGKTLTFTSFNGGTPVNVTFGDGTNGTVKTLDQLNAQLQANHLTATIDANGVLTVTTVNEYASSTLGSTTAGGTVGGTITGVLAFTTAQPPVQDPVAQTARSNLVNQFNNILAQIDTTSQDSSFNGVNLLNGDTLKLVFNETGSSTLSINGVVFNAAGLGLSNLVNGVDFIDNGATNRVLASLNAASSTLRSEGSSLGSNLSIVQVRQDFSKNLINVLQTGSSNLTLADTNEEAANSQALSTRQSIAVSALSLANQSQQSVLQLLR, from the coding sequence ATGTCCAACATCGTTCTCTCGGCGTCCGTTCGCCAGAACCTGTTGTCGCTGCAGTCGACGGCCGACTTGCTGGCCACGACGCAGGAGCGGCTGTCGACCGGCAAGAAGGTCAACACGGCGCTCGACAATCCCACCAACTTCTTCACGGCGCAGGGGCTGGACAACCGGGCGAGTGACATCAGCAACCTGCTCGACGGCATCAACAACGGTGTCCAGGTGCTGCAGGCGGCCAACACCGGCATCACCTCGCTGCAGAAGCTGATCGACAGCGCCAAATCGATCGCCAACCAGGCGCTGCAGACCACGGTCGGCTATTCCACCAAGTCGAACGTCTCCACCACGATTCCCGGCGCGACGCCCGCCGACCTGCGCGGCACGACCTCCTATGCGAGCGCGACCGCCAAGAGCAACGTGCTCTATACCGGCGCGGCCGGCGGCGTGACCCCGGTCACGGGAACCGCCGCACTCGGTGCCTCGCTGGGCTCGACGGCCGGCACCTTTACCGGCACGGCCGCGCTCGCCGCCGACGGCACCACCGCGCTGTCCGGCACCGCGACGTTGCTCGGCACCACGGCATCGACCACCTTCAGCACGCCGCCCGCCGATGGCGACACCATCACGGTGAACGGCAAGACCATCACCTTCCGCACCGGCGTCGCGCCAAGCTCGCAGCCGACCGGCTGGGGTCTCGACGCCAGCGGCCACATCGCCACCGACGGCAACGGCAATTCGATCGTCTACGAGGGAACGCCGACTGCGCCCGGTGCGACCATCAACGACGTCCTCACCGCGATCGACCTCGCCAGCGGCGTCAAGACTGCAACTATCAGCGCGAGCGCGGCGACCATCGCCGTCAGCGGCGCGGCCGGTCCCGTCGGCACACTCCAGGTGGCATCCTCGATCTCGGGCGGCGGCCAGATCACGCTGAAGAGCTCGACCGGCGCCGATTTGAGCCTGACGGGCAAGGCTGACTTCCTCAATAAGCTCGGTCTGACGGCGGCGACCGGCGCAGGCAATGCGACCGTGACTGCGAACCGGTCGACCACCGCCGGCTCGCTCGGCACTCTCGTTCAGGACGGCTCGACGCTGAACATCGACGGCCACACCATCACCTTCAAGAATGCGCAGACCCCGCAATCGGCGGCGAGCGTCGCCAACGGCTTTGGCGTCAGCGGCAACGTCGTCACCGACGGCAACGGCAATTCGACCGTCTATCTCCAGAGTGCGACGCTGACCGACCTGCTCAACTCGATCGACCTCGCCACCGGCGTCAAGACCGCCAGCATCTTCAACGGTGCGGCGACCATCACGACCACGTCGGGCCAGATCCCGTCGTCGGTGAACTCCAGCGGCCAGCTGTCGCTCTCGACCGGCGTCAACGCCGACCTCTCGATCACCGGCACCGGCAACGCGCTCAGCGCGTTCGGCCTCAGCGGCAACACCGGCACGGCGACCGCCTTCACCGCGGCGCGCACCTCGGGCGTCGGCGGCATCAGCGGCAAGACGCTGACCTTCACCTCCTTCAACGGCGGCACGCCCGTCAACGTCACCTTCGGCGACGGCACCAACGGCACCGTCAAGACGCTCGACCAGCTCAACGCGCAGCTTCAGGCCAACCACCTGACCGCGACGATCGACGCCAACGGCGTGCTCACGGTGACCACCGTCAACGAATACGCCTCCTCGACGCTGGGTTCGACCACTGCCGGCGGCACGGTCGGCGGCACCATCACCGGCGTCCTCGCCTTCACCACGGCGCAGCCGCCGGTCCAGGATCCCGTCGCGCAGACCGCGCGCTCCAACCTGGTCAACCAGTTCAACAACATCCTGGCCCAGATCGACACGACCTCGCAGGACTCCTCCTTCAACGGCGTCAACCTGCTCAACGGCGACACGCTGAAGCTGGTCTTCAACGAGACCGGCAGCTCGACGCTCAGCATCAACGGCGTGGTGTTCAACGCGGCCGGCCTCGGCCTCAGCAACCTCGTCAACGGCGTCGACTTCATCGACAACGGCGCCACCAACAGGGTGCTGGCGAGCCTGAACGCCGCCTCGAGCACGCTGCGCTCGGAAGGCTCCAGCCTCGGTTCGAACCTGTCGATCGTGCAGGTGCGTCAGGACTTCTCCAAGAACCTGATCAACGTGCTGCAGACCGGCTCGTCCAACCTGACGCTCGCCGACACCAACGAGGAAGCGGCCAACAGCCAGGCGCTGTCGACGCGCCAGTCGATCGCGGTCTCCGCGCTGTCGCTGGCCAACCAGTCGCAACAGAGCGTGCTGCAGCTGCTCCGCTAA